The following proteins come from a genomic window of Mauremys mutica isolate MM-2020 ecotype Southern chromosome 7, ASM2049712v1, whole genome shotgun sequence:
- the LOC123374581 gene encoding uncharacterized protein LOC123374581 isoform X1: MFSWHRSFTLGAPWRQAGKKNPPSKGKVVLTNMKILSNEESQTQGLTGKPPAAMDFAEESRLPKVEIPLECQGNLGTRDTSSKPDYVATLSDLSTLESKCQLHRFSKFESEDSGVELPSGANSPSTPTGSEKSFVLHTRDSSCDSGVLSTSSSPGIDHVIMRKCKDIRETSQCASDSEKQVEYYSQAADVVQIPTASLEDFSDCQEGESPNKLFGQSEGQYFEEKPRKEIDLSIKETPPAAAHIEEQRPITNRYKETFGRMQELQLHGHQLKKYPTSDSLDEYMDECCRLSEVNQGNTKALGSGLGYLEHICQLIEKIGQLQEHNLRLQKQVCGLQKEQKMSQIKEEYFLQHCSCGAASILLNSYQEVKKFFTERSRPHSLLVQSGNQSDLSIIPERGSDTHLESGDRQLVLGLRKTWSKRSNEENDLRDAYNLTDGRAFLLKDPMTKKGADLGKSILGESHAWGRMRDLMKKTRLRNQSKLGLSSAALKRSCPQLYRPDVKTSDRRKMERNSMIVLGQSTKNENIWPF; the protein is encoded by the exons CAGGCAAGAAGAACCCACCATCCAAGGGCAAGGTAGTGCTAACCAACATGAAGATACTGAGCAACGAAGAGAGTCAAACCCAGGGGTTGACAGGAAAGCCACCTGCAGCCATGGACTTTGCAGAGGAATCCAGGCTTCCCAAAGTTGAAATCCCATTAGAATGCCAGGGAAATCTGGGCACAAGAGACACCTCTTCAAAACCAGACTATGTGGCCACCCTGTCTGACCTCAGCACCTTAGAGTCCAAGTGCCAGCTTCACAGATTCTCCAAATTTGAATCAGAGGATTCTGGGGTTGAATTGCCAAGTGGAGCCAATTCTCCGTCTACACCAACAGGCTCAGAGAAGAGCTTTGTGCTTCACACCAGAGACTCATCTTGTGACTctggagtgctcagcacctcttctTCTCCGGGAATTGACCATGTCATAATGAGAAAGTGTAAAGACATCAGAGAAACCAGCCAGTGTGCTTCAGATAGTGAAAAGCAAGTTGAATATTACAGCCAGGCAGCAGACGTGGTGCAGATCCCTACAGCTTCCCTGGAAGATTTCAGTGACTGTCAAGAGGGAGAAAGTCCTAATAAACTTTTTGGCCAAAGTGAAGGACAATATTTTGAAGAGAAACCCAGGAAAGAGATAGACCTTTCCATTAAAGAAactcctccagctgctgcccaCATAGAAGAGCAAAGGCCAATCACCAACCGTTACAAAGAGACCTTTGGGAGGATGCAAGAACTTCAGCTCCATGGACATCAGCTCAAAAAGTATCCCACGAGCGACAGCCTGGATGAGTACATGGATGAGTGCTGTCGATTAAGTGAG GTGAACCAAGGGAACACCAAGGCTCTCGGCTCTGGTCTGGGGTATCTGGAACACATCTGTCAGCTGATAGAGAAAATTGGGCAGCTGCAGGAGCACAATCTGCGACTCCAAAAGCAAGTGTGCGGTTTGCAGAAGGAGCAGAAGATGAGCCAGATAAAGGAG GAGTATTTTCTGCAGCACTGTTCCTGTGGAGCTGCCAGCATCTTGCTCAATTCATACCAGGAGGTGAAGAAATTTTTTACTGAGAGGAGCAGACCGCACAGTCTCTTGGTTCAGAGTGGAAACCAGTCCGACCTTTCGATCATCCCAGAAAGAG GAAGTGACACACACCTGGAATCAGGAGATAGACAGctggtgctggggctcaggaagACCTGGAGTAAAAGGAGCAATGAGGAGAACGACCTCAGAGATGCCTATAATCTGACTGATGGCCGAGCTTTCCTGCTAAAAGACCCAATGACGAAAAAG GGGGCTGATCTCGGCAAGAGTATCCTA GGTGAAAGCCACGCTTGGGGCAGAATGAGGGATCTCATGAAGAAGACCAGGCTGAGGAACCAGAGCAAGTTGGGGCTGTCATCGGCAGCTCTGAAGAGGTCCTGCCCACAGCTCTACAG
- the LOC123374581 gene encoding uncharacterized protein LOC123374581 isoform X2 — protein MFSWHRSFTLGAPWRQGKKNPPSKGKVVLTNMKILSNEESQTQGLTGKPPAAMDFAEESRLPKVEIPLECQGNLGTRDTSSKPDYVATLSDLSTLESKCQLHRFSKFESEDSGVELPSGANSPSTPTGSEKSFVLHTRDSSCDSGVLSTSSSPGIDHVIMRKCKDIRETSQCASDSEKQVEYYSQAADVVQIPTASLEDFSDCQEGESPNKLFGQSEGQYFEEKPRKEIDLSIKETPPAAAHIEEQRPITNRYKETFGRMQELQLHGHQLKKYPTSDSLDEYMDECCRLSEVNQGNTKALGSGLGYLEHICQLIEKIGQLQEHNLRLQKQVCGLQKEQKMSQIKEEYFLQHCSCGAASILLNSYQEVKKFFTERSRPHSLLVQSGNQSDLSIIPERGSDTHLESGDRQLVLGLRKTWSKRSNEENDLRDAYNLTDGRAFLLKDPMTKKGADLGKSILGESHAWGRMRDLMKKTRLRNQSKLGLSSAALKRSCPQLYRPDVKTSDRRKMERNSMIVLGQSTKNENIWPF, from the exons GCAAGAAGAACCCACCATCCAAGGGCAAGGTAGTGCTAACCAACATGAAGATACTGAGCAACGAAGAGAGTCAAACCCAGGGGTTGACAGGAAAGCCACCTGCAGCCATGGACTTTGCAGAGGAATCCAGGCTTCCCAAAGTTGAAATCCCATTAGAATGCCAGGGAAATCTGGGCACAAGAGACACCTCTTCAAAACCAGACTATGTGGCCACCCTGTCTGACCTCAGCACCTTAGAGTCCAAGTGCCAGCTTCACAGATTCTCCAAATTTGAATCAGAGGATTCTGGGGTTGAATTGCCAAGTGGAGCCAATTCTCCGTCTACACCAACAGGCTCAGAGAAGAGCTTTGTGCTTCACACCAGAGACTCATCTTGTGACTctggagtgctcagcacctcttctTCTCCGGGAATTGACCATGTCATAATGAGAAAGTGTAAAGACATCAGAGAAACCAGCCAGTGTGCTTCAGATAGTGAAAAGCAAGTTGAATATTACAGCCAGGCAGCAGACGTGGTGCAGATCCCTACAGCTTCCCTGGAAGATTTCAGTGACTGTCAAGAGGGAGAAAGTCCTAATAAACTTTTTGGCCAAAGTGAAGGACAATATTTTGAAGAGAAACCCAGGAAAGAGATAGACCTTTCCATTAAAGAAactcctccagctgctgcccaCATAGAAGAGCAAAGGCCAATCACCAACCGTTACAAAGAGACCTTTGGGAGGATGCAAGAACTTCAGCTCCATGGACATCAGCTCAAAAAGTATCCCACGAGCGACAGCCTGGATGAGTACATGGATGAGTGCTGTCGATTAAGTGAG GTGAACCAAGGGAACACCAAGGCTCTCGGCTCTGGTCTGGGGTATCTGGAACACATCTGTCAGCTGATAGAGAAAATTGGGCAGCTGCAGGAGCACAATCTGCGACTCCAAAAGCAAGTGTGCGGTTTGCAGAAGGAGCAGAAGATGAGCCAGATAAAGGAG GAGTATTTTCTGCAGCACTGTTCCTGTGGAGCTGCCAGCATCTTGCTCAATTCATACCAGGAGGTGAAGAAATTTTTTACTGAGAGGAGCAGACCGCACAGTCTCTTGGTTCAGAGTGGAAACCAGTCCGACCTTTCGATCATCCCAGAAAGAG GAAGTGACACACACCTGGAATCAGGAGATAGACAGctggtgctggggctcaggaagACCTGGAGTAAAAGGAGCAATGAGGAGAACGACCTCAGAGATGCCTATAATCTGACTGATGGCCGAGCTTTCCTGCTAAAAGACCCAATGACGAAAAAG GGGGCTGATCTCGGCAAGAGTATCCTA GGTGAAAGCCACGCTTGGGGCAGAATGAGGGATCTCATGAAGAAGACCAGGCTGAGGAACCAGAGCAAGTTGGGGCTGTCATCGGCAGCTCTGAAGAGGTCCTGCCCACAGCTCTACAG